A region from the Vibrio artabrorum genome encodes:
- a CDS encoding threonine transporter RhtB, translating to MKLLIRIFLILTIFTFALGSTALWRGFKQLHFVEKGLDWSWLWEYYLPFSNGLQVTRTQDTKQLLLRRVYLEENIVIFVLTTFDNKLEVDIVNKETCEPKSNKSIFISFNHQPISHSFMTCESSGESYIYRAINKRLKSVEFSFNNHNFREDFTQWPISKLKADQFKQQHSNFFEKQRGASGSYQWLRD from the coding sequence ATGAAATTATTAATCCGAATTTTTCTCATCTTAACTATTTTTACTTTCGCTCTTGGGAGCACAGCCCTATGGAGAGGCTTTAAGCAATTACACTTTGTAGAGAAGGGATTGGACTGGAGTTGGCTCTGGGAATACTATTTGCCATTTTCGAATGGTCTTCAAGTTACCCGTACTCAGGACACAAAACAGCTTTTGCTTCGGCGAGTGTATTTAGAGGAAAACATCGTCATCTTTGTTTTGACGACATTCGATAATAAGCTTGAAGTTGATATTGTGAATAAAGAGACCTGTGAACCGAAATCGAATAAATCGATATTCATCTCTTTTAATCATCAGCCTATATCGCATTCCTTCATGACCTGTGAAAGCTCGGGTGAAAGCTATATATATCGAGCGATTAATAAGAGATTAAAATCGGTAGAATTTAGTTTTAATAATCACAATTTCCGAGAGGACTTCACTCAGTGGCCCATTTCTAAACTCAAAGCCGACCAGTTCAAGCAACAACATTCTAATTTTTTTGAGAAGCAAAGAGGAGCCAGTGGTAGCTATCAATGGCTTAGGGATTGA
- a CDS encoding flagellar brake protein: MNAPLKRSLEHNKTLNDPRNRTVSTINSTDALAMIEHGSELTLNVLTPVGTKFLATTKFIGTHSDNCIVVEVPEVSHEDLNFFFQEGFWMTVRAYSLRGEGALIHFKCQIYHKIGEPFPILVLSTPSTMKVTQLRKETRYEVNLPSRIIFNDQRTDCEIRDLSKSGCRFVTSPTSRAIQIAERVSIEITPHNYNGPLIPPLKGVVCNLQKSTHYARYGVEFDDIGRANAKHLLAKLKFNGTKLCLRNA, from the coding sequence ATGAACGCACCATTAAAAAGATCTTTGGAGCATAATAAAACGCTTAACGACCCTCGTAATCGCACCGTATCCACAATAAATAGTACCGATGCTCTGGCGATGATTGAGCACGGCAGTGAGTTAACCTTAAACGTCTTGACTCCTGTTGGGACTAAGTTTCTCGCGACCACTAAATTTATTGGCACGCACAGCGATAATTGCATTGTGGTTGAGGTTCCTGAAGTATCCCATGAAGATCTAAACTTTTTCTTTCAAGAAGGTTTTTGGATGACCGTTCGCGCCTATTCTCTAAGAGGTGAAGGTGCACTTATCCATTTTAAATGTCAGATTTATCATAAAATTGGCGAACCGTTTCCTATTCTTGTACTTTCAACACCAAGTACGATGAAAGTGACTCAATTGCGTAAAGAAACACGCTATGAAGTGAACTTACCTTCAAGAATCATCTTCAACGATCAACGAACAGATTGTGAGATAAGAGACTTATCCAAAAGTGGTTGTCGCTTTGTCACATCCCCCACTTCTCGGGCGATTCAAATTGCGGAACGCGTCTCTATTGAAATCACGCCTCATAACTACAATGGTCCACTGATTCCACCACTGAAAGGCGTCGTCTGCAACCTACAAAAATCGACGCACTATGCTCGATACGGTGTAGAGTTCGACGACATTGGTCGAGCTAACGCCAAGCACTTACTGGCAAAACTAAAGTTCAATGGGACCAAGCTCTGCTTGAGAAACGCGTAA